The following coding sequences lie in one Spinacia oleracea cultivar Varoflay chromosome 1, BTI_SOV_V1, whole genome shotgun sequence genomic window:
- the LOC110790823 gene encoding PH, RCC1 and FYVE domains-containing protein 1, translating to MLLFKVYTTMNADQARAGPVERDIELAITALKKGTNLLKYGRRGKPKFCPFRLSNDESLLVWYSGNEEKNLKLSHVNRIIPGQRTPIFQRYPRPEKEYQSFSLIYNDRSLDLICKDKDEAEVWFTGLKALIARYNRRVRVDSRSGLSSEANSPKAQTQRSSPLSSPFGSGDGSQKDGLDPLYPYESPQKNGLETVLSDVILYTVPAKSFIPPESASSSVHSFSSGGFDGLNGRSRGNGVDTFRVSLSSAVSSSSHGSGHDDGDALGDVYIWGEGTGDGILGGGAHRLESCLGVKLDSCRPRTLDSAVLLDVQNIACGGTHAALVTKQGEVFTWGEESGGRLGHGVDSDVSHPKLVDALRSTNIELVACGENHSCTVSLSGDLYIWGGRKYSFGLSGQGDEMSHWIPKRLIGPLEGIHVSSISCGPWHTAIVSSAGQLFTFGDGTFGVLGHGDRKSFSAPREIESLKGLRTVRAACGVWHTAAIVEVMVGSSSSSNCSSGKLFTWGDGDKGRLGHGDKESKLVPTCVAALVEPNFCQVACGHSLTVALTTTGQVYTMGSPVYGQLGNPQADGKLPVRVDGKLVKSFVEEISCGAYHVAALTSRTEVYTWGKGANGRLGHGDTDDRNSPTLVEALKDKQVKSIACGTNFTAAVCLHKWVSGVDQSVCSGCRVAFNFKKKRHNCYNCGLVFCHSCSSRKSLKASMAPNPNKPYRVCDNCFGKLRKSIENDSSSISSLSRRGSMNQRTNQNIEYEDKNGPQALIPLGKYSTTESFKDIESVSSKRNKKLEFNSSRVSPLPNGFTHWSALSTSKSGSSKKFFSASLPGSRIVSRATSPTSRRSSPPRAATPSLTVVALSSPNKVLDDAKRTNDHLSQDVLKLRAQVEELTRKTHLQDVELEKTSKQLKEAIAIAGEETAKCKAAKEVIKSLTAQLKEMAERLPLGAVRNSKTPIPGSPGPNPSNDVSNMMERLNINSPVSVHEIGLNWSNRYDTSNGSTTPSSRASNNLATGQLEASSKNKIRTSDSEANYGSEWVEQDEPGVYITLVSLPGGIKDLKRVRFSRKRFSEKEAEQWWAANRARIYQQYDVPMVDKAGIGVGREGIAH from the exons GATGAATCTCTTCTAGTATGGTACTCTGGAAATGAGGagaaaaatttaaagctcagtCACGTTAACAGAATAATTCCTGGGCAGCGTACA CCTATATTTCAAAGATACCCTCGACCTGAGAAGGAATACCAGTCATTTTCTCTGATATACAATGATCGCTCTTTAGATTTG ATTTGTAAGGATAAAGACGAAGCTGAAGTCTGGTTCACTGGTTTAAAAGCACTTATAGCACGTTATAACCGAAGGGTGAGAGTGGATTCAAGAAGTGGACTATCATCTGAAGCAAATAGTCCAAAAGCTCAAACCCAGAGGAGCTCTCCCTTGAGCTCTCCCTTTGGTAGTGGTGATGGTTCGCAAAAG GATGGGTTGGATCCCCTTTATCCATACGAGAGTCCTCAAAAAAATGGGTTGGAGACGGTACTCTCAGATGTAATTTTGTATACAgtacctgccaaaagttttaTACCCCCAGAATCAGCTTCTAGCTCTGTTCATTCCTTTTCCTCTGGAGGTTTTGATGGTTTAAATGGACGCAGCAGAGGTAATGGCGTCGATACTTTTCGTGTTAGTCTTTCAAGTGCTGTTAGTTCATCCAGCCATGGCTCTggtcatgatgatggtgatgctCTAGGGGATGTTTACATTTGGGGGGAAGGCACAGGAGATGGTATTCTGGGTGGTGGAGCCCATAGACTTGAAAGTTGTTTGGGTGTAAAGTTGGACTCATGTAGGCCCAGAACTTTAGATTCAGCTGTTCTTCTTGATGTTCAGAATATAGCATGTGGTGGAACACATGCTGCTCTAGTGACAAAACAAGGAGAGGTTTTCACGTGGGGGGAAGAATCAGGTGGCAGACTTGGTCATGGTGTTGATTCTGATGTCTCTCATCCAAAGCTTGTCGATGCTCTAAGGAGCACAAATATTGAACTAGTTGCTTGTGGAGAAAATCATTCCTGTACTGTATCACTTTCTGGGGATTTGTACATATGGGGTGGCAGAAAATACAGTTTTGGTCTTTCTGGACAAGGTGATGAAATGAGTCATTGGATTCCAAAGAGGCTGATTGGACCGTTAGAAGGCATACATGTCTCGTCAATATCTTGTGGACCTTGGCATACTGCCATTGTATCCTCGGCTGGACAATTGTTCACTTTTGGTGATGGAACCTTTGGTGTCCTTGGCCATGGGGATCGTAAAAGTTTCTCAGCTCCAAGAGAAATTGAGTCTCTTAAGGGCTTGCGAACAGTTCGTGCAGCTTGTGGTGTGTGGCATACTGCTGCAATTGTTGAAGTTATGGTGGGATCTTCAAGTTCAAGCAATTGCTCCTCAGGCAAATTATTTACTTGGGGGGATGGGGATAAGGGTCGCCTTGGACATGGTGATAAGGAATCAAAACTCGTGCCTACCTGCGTTGCAGCTCTTGTTGAACCCAATTTTTGTCAGGTTGCATGTGGCCATAGCTTGACCGTTGCTCTTACAACCACTGGCCAAGTTTACACTATGGGTAGCCCCGTCTATGGTCAATTAGGAAACCCACAAGCAGATGGGAAGTTACCTGTTCGGGTGGATGGAAAACTTGTAAAAAGCTTTGTTGAGGAGATCTCTTGTGGGGCTTATCATGTTGCTGCTTTAACTTCAAGAACTGAAGTTTACACTTGGGGTAAAGGGGCAAATGGTAGATTAGGTCATGGGGATACAGATGACAGAAATAGCCCAACATTAGTTGAAGCGTTGAAAGACAAACAAGTCAAAAGTATTGCGTGTGGTACAAATTTTACTGCAGCTGTTTGTCTTCATAAGTGGGTATCAGGTGTTGATCAGTCTGTGTGCTCTGGGTGCCGTGTAGCTtttaatttcaagaaaaaaaGACATAATTGCTACAATTGTGGCCTTGTCTTTTGTCATTCATGCAGCAGCAGAAAGTCCCTTAAGGCTTCAATGGCGCCGAATCCTAATAAACCATATCGTGTCTGTGATAATTGCTTTGGCAAACTGAGGAAATCTATAGAAAATGACTCATCTTCTATCTCTTCTTTGAGTAGAAGAGGAAGTATGAATCAGCGAACTAACCAAAACATTGAATATGAGGACAAAAATGGTCCACAGGCCCTTATACCATTAGGTAAATACTCTACAACGGAGTCCTTCAAAGATATAGAAAGTGTGTCTTCCAAGAGGAACAAGAAATTAGAATTCAACAGTAGTCGTGTGTCACCCCTCCCAAATGGATTTACTCATTGGAGCGCACTTAGCACTTCCAAATCTGGGTCATCAAAGAAATTCTTTTCTGCTTCTCTTCCTGGGTCACGCATAGTGTCTCGAGCAACTTCACCTACATCAAGGCGTTCCAGCCCACCTCGAGCTGCAACGCCAAGTCTAACAGTGGTAGCACTTTCTTCACCCAACAAAGTTTTGGATGACGCTAAAAGGACAAATGATCATCTCAGTCAAGATGTTCTTAAACTCAGAGCTCAG GTGGAAGAACTTACACGAAAAACACATCTTCAAGACGTTGAGCTGgaaaaaacttcaaaacagcTTAAAGAAGCTATTGCAATAGCAGGAGAAGAGACTGCAAAGTGCAAGGCTGCAAAGGAAGTAATCAAGTCACTTACTGCACAA TTGAAGGAGATGGCTGAAAGGTTGCCTCTTGGAGCAGTAAGAAACAGCAAGACACCTATACCCGGTTCCCCTGGGCCAAATCCTTCCAATGATGTTTCGAATATGATGGAGCGACTTAACATTAACAGTCCAGTATCTGTGCATGAAATTGGTTTGAATTGGTCAAACCGTTATGATACTTCAAATGGCTCTACTACTCCCAGCAGTCGTGCCTCGAATAACCTTGCAACAGGTCAGTTGGAAGCTTCATCCAAGAATAAGATCAGAACATCCGATAGTGAAGCTAATTATGGATCTGAATGGGTGGAGCAAGACGAGCCTGGTGTGTACATTACCCTTGTGTCACTTCCCGGGGGTATTAAAGATCTAAAGCGCGTCCGCTTCAG TCGAAAGCGGTTTAGTGAAAAGGAAGCGGAACAGTGGTGGGCTGCTAACCGAGCTCGAATTTATCAGCAGTATGATGTTCCCATGGTTGACAAGGCTGGGATTGGCGTTGGAAGGGAAGGCATAGCACATTGA